TATAGAGCAGTCGAAACTTACCTTATCACCTTTAATTATGCTCATAATCATCAATTCAATCACAATATGCATGAATAAATATCTCCAGAATCTTCTCCCTCCCAAGCCTTCTGGCAAACTTGCTGAAGGTACTGTTGTCAGGTATCATGTGCTGCATCTTACCATCAACATTTCTCTTCAGATTCAATACAGCAAGCCATTCTGGATTGGATTTGAGGAGGCGTATTAACTCCAGTACGCTATTCATACTCTTCAGATACATAAGTAACAGTGCCATGAATATTGAGCTCGGGAGATAGCCCTTTGGCCCGCGCCTGCTCTCTCTATCAGGATCTACTATTCTATCAATAAGTCAGTGTTCTGAAAAAGAAGCTTTGATGGATATACTTCTTCCCTGACAGGCTTGGGCTTCTCCTCCCTTACCTTGTAACAATACATTAGTGCTGTAGCATATAATACCTGATCTTTTTGTTTCGGAAAATATTCATGGATAATTATTCAAAGCCCTCAAATTATTAGCGATAATAGGCTAACTAATAGGTGTAAAATGGATCGGGTTGGGAAGATTGAAAATGACGAGAAGTAGGTTATTATGCAAATGTAACAAGTACGTTCGATAAAACTTTATAATTTTCAACTCAGTATCGTGGACAATGGATACCATCCGGACATTGAAGATTTTGGGTAAATGGTCCATGAATAGAATGATGGGACAGAGGAGACCGTTGATAGCGGTTTTCAGCTTAACGAATTACTGCAACTTTTACTGCCCAATGTGTCCATTTGGCGATCCTGACAAAGAACGTCAGATGAAATCTGCAAGGCAAAGAGATCTTTCCACAGGGCAGTGGAAACATGTGATGAACAAGGTAGCGCCATACTGTATTTGGTCAATAGTCGAGGGAGGTGAACCAACTAGCAGAAAGGACATTCTTGAATTGCTAGAACATTTGAAAAGTTTGAAGCTTCCAGTTACAATGATATCAAACTGCTCATTATTGCACACAATAGATCTAAATGAGTTAAGGGATAACGTTGATTTTGTTTGCTGTAGCATCGATTCTGTTAGGAAAGAATCGTATTGTAAGGTGAGAGGTGTAACAGCAGAAACTTATGAACGAGTTATGAAAAATTTGCATTTGCTTAGCGATTACAGCGTTAAACATTACATCAATTCTGTAATAACCAAATGGAACACTGAAGAATTTATTACAGGAGAGTACTTTGATTTCGTAAGGGAAGAGCTTGACGTTCATACTGTAGGGTTGACATTTGTTGAAGATAGGTCTGATGTAGATTACTCCCTTTTACCAGATAGGCAAACGGTGTTGAAAGTATGCGAAAGTGTATTGAGTTACATGAAAGAACACAATGATCCTATGGTACTGATACCTCCATTGTACTGGCAGCAGATCATCGAATATGGAAGAACTATGTTTGATGAATGCGGCGTATGGAAGAGCGTCTATGTGAACGGTGATGGAAGTGTAATGGTTCCCTGCTGGAAATATCATACTCCTGATCACACTTTCAGCTTATTGGAACATGAGGTCGACGAAATATGGAACATGCCAGAGTGGGAAGAGGTAAAGACGTGCAAGGACTGCGAGGTTCTTGGATGCATATGGTACTCATCGCAGGGTCCATCTGTGCTTGCGAGGGGATACATGCGTGGTATGTCAACTTTGATAAAGAAGCAGATAGTTGACCGGGCGGCATAGATAGATCCTTTTACTTGATCTATTATCTTCATTCATTACTTAATTCTAGATCAATTCCAGATTTTCTATTCAAGCAATAGAGTTTAGCAAGACACGTATACTTTTCATAAGCTAAAAGTTTGTCTTGCTCCCCACGATGGATTTTTCCGCTTGTGTTTGAGTAAACTCTTCCATTTTGTATGAGGTGGAATGTTTCGTATTTTTTGGCCTCTCTTCTTTGGCTGTAATCCTTGCAATCCTTCAGATTCGCATAGCTTCTTCCATTGCCTTAGTTCTGTCAGATATTCCATACACACTGCCTATATCACTAGCCTGCCTCAAGCCCTCCGTGTAGAGCAGAACTGCTTTCTTTCTTATGTTATTAGTTGCTTTCACCATATTTTCTCACTGGAGCGTGCATGGTGAAAGAGAACATAAACTGTTGCGCGCTTGGACATGGATTCTTGCACTCTGGTTCTCAATTGCATATATTAGGATTTCAAATTTGCATTTGCATATAATGGAAGTTTTGTATTTTGCATAAATAACAAGAAACCGTTCTTATCTGTGGTTCTTTATATCTTATCTACCCCCTCTTGCTTATGCACACGTGTGTGAGGGATGAAGTTGACATTTCTTTCTTCTTCATTCTGCCTTTGCTTCATCTTGAATATTTGCTCTAATACCCGTTCTATAACTTATTGAAGAAAATCCATTTCATCGGTAGGTACGTTTGCCCATCTAAATAATATAGGACATGCGATGTATACCCTGTAAAGAAAACGCAGGTTAACAATTACAGCTCAAACAACTTTCGTGCCATCACTCACTTTGCATGCAATAGCTTTGCTGTCCACATTTGCGCTTCTGAATCCTCTCTTCATTGCATTGCATATGTCATCTACCTTATCTCCTGCTCTTGTAATTGCGATCATCGATGGCCCAGCACCACTAATTGTTACAGCAAGTGCGCCTGCATGTAACGCATTCTTTTTAACGTAATCATAGCCAGGGATGAGGTGTTTCCTAGCAGGCTCAACTACGACATCATCGATACCCTTAGAAATTAGATCCAGATCGCTAAGCACAAATCCTGTCACCACCATACATGCATTAGCAACATTTTGTGTAAGTTGTTTTAGAGAAACGAGGGCTGGCAAAACACTGCGCGAAGCTTCAGTCTTCTTTTGTGGTACATTGACCTTTGGAACAGCGACACAGAGTATGAGATCCTTTGGCGCATCTATCCTTACAACGCTCAGTGGTTCAGCGCGCACAATCACAAATCCACCTAGCAATGATGCAGACACGTTGTCATAGTGCGTCGTACCGGCACTCGCAATTTCACCGATCGCGGCAGCTTTTACTAGCGCATTTCTGTCAAGTTGTAGGTCAAACATCGTATTCAATGCAACAGCAGCGGCAGAGGCCGATGCAGCGCTACTGCCAAGCCCATATCCAGGTGGAATACCTTTTTCCACAGTTACCTTCAAGCCAATTTCTATCTTATACTGCTCACACATCTTCTTTACAACAAGGCCAGCCGAATTAGCTTCAGGTTGTACTGGAATGGTTTTGCCATACTCTCCGTGCACCTCTACTTGCAATGCAGGTGCTCTCATAGCTTCTAGTGTAACTGTATCATAAAATGCGTCAAGTGCTAGACCAAAGACATCAAAACCTGGACCTAGGTTTGCTGTAGATGAGGGTGCACGCGCAGTTATTTTGTTTATCAATCCTCCACCTCCTCTCCTCTAGTCAAAATCCTTCCAAGAACAGCACCAAGATCCATCATTCCTTCGCCGGTTGCTCCAGATACAGCTATCAACCCTATCGAAAATCCTGTCTTCAACACACTCTTTAGCAACGCCATGCTAAGTAAATAATTTTCTCCCTCCTCTTCATCACTAATGGCTTTCTCGAGAAATGAAGTACTGGATGACCATGCAAGCACCTTGTTCTTATCCTTCATTATATCTATCTTGGATAAAATGTTGAC
This genomic interval from Nitrososphaerales archaeon contains the following:
- a CDS encoding transposase translates to MDRIVDPDRESRRGPKGYLPSSIFMALLLMYLKSMNSVLELIRLLKSNPEWLAVLNLKRNVDGKMQHMIPDNSTFSKFARRLGREKILEIFIHAYCD
- a CDS encoding radical SAM protein, yielding MDTIRTLKILGKWSMNRMMGQRRPLIAVFSLTNYCNFYCPMCPFGDPDKERQMKSARQRDLSTGQWKHVMNKVAPYCIWSIVEGGEPTSRKDILELLEHLKSLKLPVTMISNCSLLHTIDLNELRDNVDFVCCSIDSVRKESYCKVRGVTAETYERVMKNLHLLSDYSVKHYINSVITKWNTEEFITGEYFDFVREELDVHTVGLTFVEDRSDVDYSLLPDRQTVLKVCESVLSYMKEHNDPMVLIPPLYWQQIIEYGRTMFDECGVWKSVYVNGDGSVMVPCWKYHTPDHTFSLLEHEVDEIWNMPEWEEVKTCKDCEVLGCIWYSSQGPSVLARGYMRGMSTLIKKQIVDRAA
- a CDS encoding homoserine kinase, which gives rise to MINKITARAPSSTANLGPGFDVFGLALDAFYDTVTLEAMRAPALQVEVHGEYGKTIPVQPEANSAGLVVKKMCEQYKIEIGLKVTVEKGIPPGYGLGSSAASASAAAVALNTMFDLQLDRNALVKAAAIGEIASAGTTHYDNVSASLLGGFVIVRAEPLSVVRIDAPKDLILCVAVPKVNVPQKKTEASRSVLPALVSLKQLTQNVANACMVVTGFVLSDLDLISKGIDDVVVEPARKHLIPGYDYVKKNALHAGALAVTISGAGPSMIAITRAGDKVDDICNAMKRGFRSANVDSKAIACKVSDGTKVV